The genomic segment CAACGCGATGCCGAGCCCGGCGACCACCGAGATCAGGACGGAGACCGCGGTGAAGGCGACCGTACGGCCGACCACCGCCCAGAAGACCTCGTCGGTGAGCGCCCGGGTGTACTGGTCGAAGCCGACCCACGGGGGCGTGCGCCCGCTGATCAGCTCACGCAGGCGCATGTTCTGGAAGGACAGGACGAGCATCCGGACCAGCGGGTAGCCCAGCAGGGCGGCGATGAAGACGAGTGCGGGCAGGGCCAGCAGCCACGGGACCACGCTGCTGTTGCGCTTACGGCGCCGCGGGGCGACGTGGCCGGGGACCCGGTTCTGCTGCGGCCCGCCGGGGTCGCGGGGCCGTCGGGTCGCCGGGGAGTCGACGACGGACATCGGCGTTTCCCTCTCTAAGGGGGCGGGCGGGCTGCCCGCCCCCTCGCGGAGGCGGGCAGTCCGGCGGATGTCAGCTCTCGTTGAGCGTCGTGTTGATCTGGTCGTCGGCCCACTTGGCGCCGTCGGCCACCGACTTCTTGCCGGTCAGGATGTCGGTCAGCATGGTCTGCAGCACCGCACCCTTCTCGACGTCGGCCCACTTCTCGGCGTTCGGCGGGAACCAGCTGTTCTTAGCGGCGAGCGCGGACGGCGCGATCTTCGGGTTGTCCGCGGCCGCCTTGTCCAGCAGCGCGGTCGCGTTCGGCAGCGCGTTGGCCTTGACCAGGCCGGCCATCGAGGTGCTGTCGGTGAAGGCCTTGATCCACTGCGCGGCCAGCTCCTTCTGCTGGCTCTTCTCGGTGATGCCGAGGTTCGAGCCACCCAGGAACGACGGGATCTCGGGCATCGGCGCGGCGGCCAGCTTGCCCTTGACCTTGGTCGGGACGAGCGGGGAGTCCGGGTTGTTGGGGTCCTTCTTGGTCTCCTCGGCCGAGCCCTGCTCCCACGCGTTGCCGTAGAACATCGCGGCGGTGCCCTGAGCGAACGTGTTGGCCTGGTCGTTCTCGTTCTTGGTGGGGTCGGCCTTCGAGTACTTCTTGACCACGTCGACCCAGCGCTGCAGGCCCTCGATCGACTGCGGCTGCGAGAGCTGGCCGACCCACTTGTCGCCGTCCTGCTTGGCGATGTCGCCGCCGGTCGACTTGACCCAGCTCATCGCCGCGTACCAGTACTGGCCGGGCATGTAGAAGGCGCCGAACTTGCTGTTGGCCTTCTCCGACGCCTGCACCTTCTCGGCGGTGGCCAGGAACTCGTCGTACGTCTTGGGCGCCTCGGCGCCGACCTTCTTGAGCAGGTCGGTGCGGTAGATCAGCACGCGGGCACCGGCGTAGTAGGGCACGCAGTAGGTCTTGCCCTCGAAGTCACAGGCGCCCTTGAGGCCCTGCAGCCAGGAGCCCGAGTTCTCGTAGTCGGCCGGGTTGACCGCACCGAACGCGCCGCTGAAGACGTACTTGGGGAACTCGGTGTTGCCCAGCTCGACCACGTCCGGCACGTCGGTGCCGGCCAGGGTGGCGTCCAGCTTGGTCAGGTGGTTGGCCCACTGCTGGTACTCCACGTTGACCTGGGCGCCGGTGGCCGCGGTGAACCGCTTGCTGGCGTCGTCGACCACGCCCTTCCAGGCGGTCTGCGCGTCGACCATCAGCCAGACCTTGAGGGTCTTGCCGGTGCCGTCGACCTTGCCGGAAGCCGACGTGGTGGGGGCGTCTTCGTCGCTGTTGGAGCCGCAGGCCGCGGCGCCGAGCAGTGTCGCCGCGATGGCCGCGGCGGCGGCGATCTTGCGCTTCACGCTTTCCTCCAGGGGAGTTTTATATCGGGGATGATGCGATTTCAGGTGGTGCTGCCGTCCTTGGCCGCTTTGTGACCGTGTACGGCCTGGGCGGTGCGCTGGAACGCAGCGTGCGAACGTTCGTGGGTCCGCTGCGCTACGGCGACGTAGAGAAGGTCGAGGACGACCAGTTGCGGGTGCCGGGCGCTGAGCGCGTCCGGCCTGAAGGTGGTCGCTTGGGTGGCGGTGACCAGGGTGATGTCGGCCAGCTCGGCCAGCGGCGAGCGCGGGAAGCTGGTCAGGGCGATGGTGGTGGCGCCCCGGCTGCTCGCCTCGGCGAGCAGTTCGATCGTCTCGCCGGTCTCCCCGCTGTGCGAGATCCCGAGGGCGACGTCGCCCGGGCGCGAGAGCGCGGCGCTGGCCAGGCCGTTGTGCACGTCGGTCCAGGCCCAGGCCGGCACCCCGATGCGGTGCAGGCTGAACTGCATCTCCTCGCCGACCAGCGCGGAACCGCTAGCGCCGAAGATGTTGACCCGCGGCGCGGCGGCGATCGCCACCGCCGCCCGCTCCACCTCGGCCAGGTCGAGCAGCTCGGCCGTGTCGTGCATGGCCCGCGTGTCGGCCGCCATGATCTGCCCCAGCACCCGTTCGAGGGGGTCGCTCGGCTGGATCTCGCGGCCGATGTCGACGGTCCAACCGGCGGAACGAGCCCGTCCG from the Paractinoplanes abujensis genome contains:
- a CDS encoding extracellular solute-binding protein, producing MKRKIAAAAAIAATLLGAAACGSNSDEDAPTTSASGKVDGTGKTLKVWLMVDAQTAWKGVVDDASKRFTAATGAQVNVEYQQWANHLTKLDATLAGTDVPDVVELGNTEFPKYVFSGAFGAVNPADYENSGSWLQGLKGACDFEGKTYCVPYYAGARVLIYRTDLLKKVGAEAPKTYDEFLATAEKVQASEKANSKFGAFYMPGQYWYAAMSWVKSTGGDIAKQDGDKWVGQLSQPQSIEGLQRWVDVVKKYSKADPTKNENDQANTFAQGTAAMFYGNAWEQGSAEETKKDPNNPDSPLVPTKVKGKLAAAPMPEIPSFLGGSNLGITEKSQQKELAAQWIKAFTDSTSMAGLVKANALPNATALLDKAAADNPKIAPSALAAKNSWFPPNAEKWADVEKGAVLQTMLTDILTGKKSVADGAKWADDQINTTLNES
- a CDS encoding MurR/RpiR family transcriptional regulator; translated protein: MSEPEMDGAAATAVVDSMVRGTQATMDLHAVNQQGVLVRVRSLLPEFTGALRRVAEQVLTDPAAASRATIVELAERSGTSPATVTRFCRALGFDGYADLRLGIAAETGRARSAGWTVDIGREIQPSDPLERVLGQIMAADTRAMHDTAELLDLAEVERAAVAIAAAPRVNIFGASGSALVGEEMQFSLHRIGVPAWAWTDVHNGLASAALSRPGDVALGISHSGETGETIELLAEASSRGATTIALTSFPRSPLAELADITLVTATQATTFRPDALSARHPQLVVLDLLYVAVAQRTHERSHAAFQRTAQAVHGHKAAKDGSTT